GGCTTCGATCTCCCGCGGATCGGTCAAGGTCATGCGCGGCTGAAGCCGCTGGAAGCTCGGCCGGCCGCTCTCGTCGAGAGCCACGATCTCCCCGTCGATCACGAAGTGCTCGACGGGCAAGGCCAGGAGGGCGCGCACCAGGTCGGGATAGCGTCCGGTGATCAGCTGGCCGCTCCGCCCGTAGAGCTCCACCTGCTCGCCACGTCGCGCGGCCAGCACCCGAACCCCGTCGAACTTGATCTCGAAGAGCCAGCCCTTCCCGGAAGGTGGACGCTCGTCCAGCGTGGCGAGCATGAAGGGCTGGGAGCGCGCCGCCACCTCGCGCCGCGGAGCGTCGAGCGCTTCGAGGTGCTGTCGGATGGAAGCGAGCCGGCCCGGCACGTCGGCCATCTCCTCCACGGTGAGGCCCGAGAGAATCGATTGCGGGTACCGATCCACCAGCTCCTCGCTCGCCACCGCGCCGTCCGCCTTCTTGAGGAGCAGCCACTCCTTTTCCTGGCCCGACATGCGGGCGAGCGTCCAGCGCCCCCGGAGCTTGTAGCCGAAGAGCTCGACCTCGAGCTTCCCCCGGCGGAGCTGCTCCAGCGCGTCCTCGGGCTTCGCCGACCGGTACCACCCGCGGTCCCACACGATGACCGAGCCCGCGCCGTAGTTGCCGGGGGCGATCACCCCTTCGAAATCCGCGTACTCGATGGGGTGATCCTCCACGTGCACGGCCAGGCGCTTTTCCTCGGCATGCACGGACGGGCCCTTGGGCACGGCCCAGCTCTTGAGGACGCCGTCCATCTCGAGGCGCAGGTCATAGTGCAGGCGCCGCGCGGCATGTTTCTGGACCACGAACATCCGGCCGCCCGCCAGCCGGCGGCCACCGAACGGCTCGGGTGTCCGCTCCGGGTCGCGCTTCTTCCGATACGCCTCGAGCTGCGGTGCCCGCTCCTCGATCACAATCCCTGGCCCCTTTCCCCGCCGCCTACCACAAGCCGTGTACGTCGCCGTCCAGAGTCTTGGAGCATAGCCGGAGCCGTGCTACCGTGCCAACTCTCACAAATCCTCACTTCCCAGGGAGGGCGTCGGCCATGCCTCCGCATTCACTTGGCTCG
The sequence above is a segment of the Candidatus Methylomirabilota bacterium genome. Coding sequences within it:
- a CDS encoding DNA polymerase ligase N-terminal domain-containing protein; its protein translation is MIEERAPQLEAYRKKRDPERTPEPFGGRRLAGGRMFVVQKHAARRLHYDLRLEMDGVLKSWAVPKGPSVHAEEKRLAVHVEDHPIEYADFEGVIAPGNYGAGSVIVWDRGWYRSAKPEDALEQLRRGKLEVELFGYKLRGRWTLARMSGQEKEWLLLKKADGAVASEELVDRYPQSILSGLTVEEMADVPGRLASIRQHLEALDAPRREVAARSQPFMLATLDERPPSGKGWLFEIKFDGVRVLAARRGEQVELYGRSGQLITGRYPDLVRALLALPVEHFVIDGEIVALDESGRPSFQRLQPRMTLTDPREIEA